AGTCGACGTGCGCCGCGGCCGTCGCGGTGGGACTGGCGGACGACCGGGCCGTGTCCCTCTTCAGCACGGATCCGGCCGGGTCGCTCGGCGATCTGTTCGAGCGGTCTCTCGGCGCGGATGCTGTGACGCTGGGGCCCACGCTGCGCGTTCAGCAGGTGGCGGCGGAATCGGTGTTCGCGGAGTGGGCAGCGGAGTACCGTGGTGAAGTGGAGCGCGTGTTCGAGAGCCTCGGACTGGACAGCGCGGCAGCGATCGACCGCAGGGTGCTCGATTCGCTGCTCGACTTCGCGCCGCCGGGCATCGACGAGATCGTATCGCTGGAGCACATTCTCGAATCCATGGAGCGCGAGGAAACGCTCGTGCTCGACACTGCGCCGACCGGGCATTTCCTGCGGCTGCTCGAGATGCCGGAGCTTGCGCTGGACTGGACGCACACACTGATGCGCATTCTGCTGCGCGCGGGTGTCGCGGGATCGCTTGACGCTCTTTCCGCACGCGTGCTAGCCTTCGCGAAACGCCTGAAAACACTGCGCGGCGTGCTGACCGATCCGAAGGACGCGGCCGTTTTCGTCGTCACGCTGGACGAGCCGATGGTGCAGGCGGAAACAGGGCGGCTGCGTGCTGCGCTGCAGTCGGCAGGGATCCGGGAGGCGGGCGTGATCGTGAACCGGGCGCGGAGTCGGTCTCCGGCGGTGAGCGGCCGGACGCTGCTTGCTCCCGAATGGCGGACGCCGCCCGCCGGTGTGGATGCGCTGCGCAGATTCTTCGACTCCTGGGTCCTGGTGTGAGCGACATCGTCTACCTGTACGGTTTCGTGCCTGGCGATACCGGCACTGCCGATCTGCCGGCCGGTGTGGATGAGCGGCCGGTCCAGGGCATCGCCGCGGCGGGCGTGCTCGCGCTGGTGAGTCACCTGCCGGCCGAGACATACTCGGCAAACCTGCTCGAGAGCAGGCTGGAGGATCTCGACTGGGTCGCGGCGCGCGGGCTCGCGCACGAGCGCGTGGTTGCATGGGCCGTCGACCATGGCGAGATCGTGCCGGCCCCACTCTTCACGCTGTTCAGCTCGGTCGACGCACTGCGCAGCGATGCCGAGCAGCGCGCCGCGGAGATTGCGGCGACGCTGGAGCGCTTTCGCGGGCTGCGCGAGTGGGACGTCAAGCTCGCCTATCGGGCGGACGTGCTGGCGCAGAACGCGGCAGCTGTTTCGGACGCCGTGCGCGATCTCGACCAGGAGATCGCCGCTGCAGCACCGGGACGCCGCTTCCTGCTCGCGCGCAAGCGCAGCGAGCTGCTGAAGACGGAAGTCGCGGGTGCGGCACACCGCGTCGCGTCACAGCTCTTCGAGCGGCTGCAGGCGCAGGCACACGCGGCGGTTCGGCTCGAGCTGCCGAGGACCGGCGCGGAGCTGCCGGTGGTGCTGAGCGCGGCGCTGCTGGTGCCGCGCCCGGATGAGGCGCAGATCATCGCGACGCTGGATACCGAGCGTGACGAGCTGCGGCCGCTCGGCTTCGAGCTGTCGTTCTCGGGGCCCTGGGCGGCATACCGGTTCATGGGGGCGCCACCCGATGCCGGCGACGCCCCGGCGCACGTCGTGGATGGTGCGG
This genomic stretch from Longimicrobiales bacterium harbors:
- a CDS encoding GvpL/GvpF family gas vesicle protein — translated: MSDIVYLYGFVPGDTGTADLPAGVDERPVQGIAAAGVLALVSHLPAETYSANLLESRLEDLDWVAARGLAHERVVAWAVDHGEIVPAPLFTLFSSVDALRSDAEQRAAEIAATLERFRGLREWDVKLAYRADVLAQNAAAVSDAVRDLDQEIAAAAPGRRFLLARKRSELLKTEVAGAAHRVASQLFERLQAQAHAAVRLELPRTGAELPVVLSAALLVPRPDEAQIIATLDTERDELRPLGFELSFSGPWAAYRFMGAPPDAGDAPAHVVDGADE